The Aspergillus flavus chromosome 6, complete sequence nucleotide sequence CGGCCAAGTTACCAAAGCCAGCAACCAGGACGAAGCGACCGTGGGGAGAGAACGATATGGTGTTTCGAGGGGCGAGAGCGAAACTGTGCTGCGGCACTCCACGGAAGTTAAAGATTGTGGTCTTGGCTGGCATATAGCCGTAGACAACACCAAATTCTCTAGAGTTGGGAGACCAGGTAACATCGTGAATCGGACCCTCCTTGTCTACAGAATGACCATATTAGTATCTGCTTTATGGCAATCTGACAGGCGATAGGGTGCACGTACCCAAGTCGACACGAGAATCAAAGCCACCCGTAGCACCGAGCAGGTATAGGGTGGTCTCTCCGTAGTAACTCTTGCCTGACCGATCAACATCGGTCTGGGCGAGCACTAGCAGAGTGGTTCCAGAGGCATTCCATTTCAACTGAACCTTGTCACCCTTGAAGAAAGTCTTCTGCGAAACGGGAGCTCCGAACTGGGGCACCATGAATACCTTGACTGCAGCAGGTTGACCCTATGATAACTCCGTCAGCCAATCAATAATCCAAGCGAGAATTAATTTTCCTAACCTTGCGTTCAGGCACAAAAACGGCAACAGACTGACTCTTTCCTGGCGAGACCGCGAAGTCGATCACCCCCTCCACACGCAGCTTATTCCACACCTTGGACAGGTTGTCGCTCTGGTAAAATTGAACCTCATTTGTGACAACCCGAGCACAGTAACGCTCATCAGACGTGTATTGAAGGTTCCAGCCCGTTTGCGACTTTTGGACGTAACTACCCACAATCGTGTGTTCATCTCCGTTGCTATCCGGTGCCGTCTCCACGATCTTCCAAACCTTCAAGTTCTTGACTGCATCGCCATTCGCATCTTTCGACGGGCGCTGCCAAGTGATCAAGTAGGTGCCGAGGGGTGAGAATCCTAGCTCAAAAACGTTTTCGGCAGGGATATTCGTGATGATGTGTCCAACAGAAGGATCAATAACAGTTACCCTGACAGCCAGTTAACAGACGCAATACTTTccccaaggaaaaagagacagcATACTTCTCGGGAGATGCCCATGCAAAATACCGGCCACAGGGAGAATAAGCGCTACAGCGAAGGTTCCCCTCAGGTCTGCGGGTAGGATAAAGAATCAGATCAGTATACTCCAACAAGGACCAATAGACATTGACAAGACGATACCTACCTCTCAAACCCCGACAATGGCTCATAGACCGGGGCTGCATCCAAGATGCCAATCCCTTTGACTGTCCTGACTGCATGAGGTTAGCAGATGGTCGTACATCGTACTGTCGAAGTGTCTATCCACAAAGACACTGATAGACTAAGAAGCAACGCAGATAAGGAGGAAAACCCACAAGCAAGCTGGGTGGGAGCTGCCATGACGACTTTCTAACTTCTGTTCTTTATGCAAAAAGGGAGACGAATTTATAAACGCAGCAGAGAGGGCGCGCAGATGCAATGTCGCAATTAATCCAACAACAAACACTCTCTCAGAGAAGCTAAATGGGAAGACCTCCGATAGCTTTGTGTAACAGATAACTATAAAGTAGTGATACCAGAGAAACCCAAGTTTCAGTGGCTCTCCGTCGTTGGTTGGAGGGAGGCAAAAGCGAAGAGTCGAACGTTGATGGTTAAGGTGCTGCAACTATGCGTGGCGAGGTGTTGTTTGTCTGACGCAGCGAGACACAGCCGCCCACACACAAAGGATCCGAAAGCGAATAGGTTGGCAGAATAGTAGTCGGGTCTCCAAGCTAAGAATTCCTCGGTGCTTGACAAGTCAATGCCAGCAACGGATGGGACAGGAACACTGTAGGGGGGGAGCGTGAGtaggaggtggtggaggtggtggaggtggtggtggaggaggacgaggaggaataGAGAAGGGTAGTAGATTGGGGCGAAGGAAGCGgtggaaggaagagaaagcgagGGAAATTTTGCTCggggcagaaaaaaaaaaaaaaaagaacttgCGGCGGCAATTCTGCAGAGAAGCTTAAAGCGCCAATTGAAACCCGCTACCAACGAGCTAAATCACGATTTAGATTTCCATGCTAATCTTCACCTGGTATTCTTTGGCCAAGATCAATGCAATTGACCGTTTCTACTGTTTTATATCCAATTTTAGTCGGTCGTGCATACTATTACTTCATCCATACATACTTGAATCACTACTCTAGTGCGGTGACCAACTTCAATCAAGTCTTCGTTGAATAAACAACCTAAAGCTCAAAACAAAGACAGAAGCCTATTGTCTAACCTGTAGCTTCTGGAGTATAGCATACCTTCCGGAACATGGCTGGAGAAAGTGGAGGGAAAATAGAATTAAGAAGACTAAACATTTCATTTTGATACTTATACAAtgccaaagaaagataaagacaaagaaacgaaaagacaagacaagatagaagagaaaaagaagggggaaaaaaagtgGAAGAAAAACTAACTATCGCTGCTGAAAAACGCCTATTTACCATCTCATCGATTTTCCCCTACAACAATCCCGAACCCCTGTCGCCCTGCATGTTACTAGGATCATCTCGACCTAAGGGAGTGGCAAGCCGAGGGGTTCTCACGGTGGTATCAACCACATCCGGGTCATAGGTCATCCCATCGACCATTCGAGCGTCCTGCACTGGTTCGGGTGTGGTTGATCCAGTTGGCGACAATGCCACTGGTATCATTCCGCCGTCGCCGGATTGttgagatgatgaaggtATTGGATTGGCTCGGGGAATGCTAGGACTACCTAACGAATTTGGCCGACCTACCGATGATGTCCGGTTCAGGTTTGGATGTGAAATTGGACAGCTGATGGTGCTAGCTCCTTCTCCAAACCCGACGAGGCTGGCGTTGCCTTCATCGCTGAGATTACCAACGCTCGAAGTTCCATCGTCCGGCTCCTCGCTCATCTTGTCGGCGTCAAACGCATCACTACCGCTCGCCCATGTCGTACGAGCGCCCACGCTACCCGTAGCGCTGGCGCTACCCACGGTGCTTCTCTCCTTCAATGTGGAGCTGGTATCAAAATAGCCTGGGGCATGCGACATCGGAACTGCGGTGTTCGATTGTGACCCTCCACCAGTCCGAGCGGCTACTACCCGTTCCAGCCCCGCCAGACGCGAAATGCGGTCGGCTCGTTCTGCCTCCAGAGTTGTGGTGGAAGTCATTGACGCAGAAGATGAGTGGTGAGCATGGCGACCATGTGGTAATGGATGGCCTGTATGACCGTCTTTGATGGCGGTGGTTGACAAAGCCGATAGAGATGTTGTGCCAGAATTTGGGGTTCCACTGAAGTAGATGTTAGACCGCTCTTAGTGTATGTTGCAGACTAGGCAGCCCGATggaagggagaggagggggcTTACGGTCCCATATCTGATGGAGTCACTGGATCagagggaggaggggggaggTTGATCAAAGTGGGCGTCgtcattttcttttacttaaaagaaaataagaaaaaggaaaactaCCCAAGGATACTCGCTAGTTCAATAGTAAGAGGGATAATATAGTCGGGAGATAACTCTAGACGAACAACTGTAAGCGCGACAAGTTGCGAACGCAATCGGCCCGATAAAAGAATGAGTCTTGTGGCAGAAATGGCCGGAGATGAAGTTAAATAAGGTGAATGTGAAACGATAGCGCAGGAGTTCCGCAAAGGCATCAAATTCCACTGCGGCTTAAGGTTCAAAGATTGGAGGAGACTGGGGGTTATCGGATTGGACGTCAAGCGGTAGAATGACGGATGAATGGGGTGGGGGACTGGAGAACTTGAAGGTGTGGGAGGCAAGTTGCGTTCCAATAGGAGTGAATCGTCATGCAGACGGGAAGTTGGGGGCAGGGAAAGAACAATGCGTGGGTGCGTTTACTCTAAACTACTCCTTAGTTACGAGGTCACTAATTAACTAATGTATGAAAAAGTGAGGCTACTAGGTAGATGGGCTGCGACACTAGTCATGGATTTTATTCTCGTTTCTCTCTCGGTTTCATATACTTTTTTCGGTTTTATAACTTTAGTACTTTTACAGATAGCCATTGTTTTGtttatactccgtagacatGTATCCCTGTATTTCTCAAATCAACCTCCGTCGTAAAAACGGTCGACTCATCATGGATTACTTGGGGAAATCCCCTTTCGGAATTGGATGATGTCATTGTCCTGGAGTTCCCTGGATCGACCAATCATGGTTCACAGTGTGGTAGTGTGGGCCTGAGGATCCTAGCGGAATTGAAGATCCTCTCCagctactactagtactggTTTGGCAGTCAGCTATGCTCCCGGCCGTGTCAACTCCACTGAAAAAAGACAATTTCTACATCGGGCTTACCTACTAAGATACCGTTATCCATTCCAACGTGGGTGCAAGATTTCCTTACAATAGTCGATAGTACTTGGACATTGTAATTCATTCATCAGTCGATACATGGAATGAAACGAGTTATATAGGAGCAGGTAGGAGTAGTGGTGATGACAGTAATGTAGCGGGAAAAGACGATGTAGAAGTGTAAGTAATAGCATCAGCAGTAAGCTGCACACGCATGAACCCCATGCCCAATGGTTCCATCGCTTATCAGAATCCAACTTCCTTCCGGTCCGGAAATCTATCAATGACTGGCCTTGCGCGTTTCATAGTGAACCCGTAGATCATCCACCTCCTTTTGTAGACGCGATAAGTCAGCCAAGATGTCACTGGCATTGGATGGGTGAGGAATGTATTCTCCGTGCACTTCCGGCCGTTTCTCTGAATAGAGGCTTGTCGGTCGGGTGCTATCATTACTCTGGCTGCTGGAACCCCGTGTACGCcgcggaggcggaggtggtggcaAGGGGTTGCCTATCGACGCCCGTTTCATGGACGGGGTCCGGGAGGTGGACTGAGATGATGGCACCGAGGCATCTGTGCTCGGCGTGGATGTTACCGCACCAGCGCTCTGGTGTTGTAAAGAAGGCCTCCTCGGATTCTCCTCAGATGAAGGGCCTGGTCTGGTATCCCGGGTTCGCGATGGGTTCAAACTCCAGGAGCTTGGACTAGGTGGAGGGGATTCAGTGCCCTCCATCCCAACGGCCGGCATAGAAAGCCTGCTCGGGTTTGGCTTGGACGCAGTGGTCTTGGATCTTCTCATCTGACTGTGTCGCCTGCTCAGTGGCGGTGTCGGTGGTCGCTTGTACTGAGATTGGCTGCGCCTTAAAGGCTCACTCGACTTTTTGGCTTCGCTATTAGCCGTTTCGGTGATATAATCCACTCCTGACTGTGATGGCTTGGGTGACGATGACGATTCCGGGGGGGAACCATGAAATGAAAAGCGGTTTGCAGGTTTGGAAGGTGCGGGCTGAGGGGAAGGGGGAGTCGAGCCAGGACTAGGGTTGATTAACTTCCCATGGTGGCTCCTGGGCGGAGGCGGCGGTATCCTCTCCCTATTACCTGAGCGACTGACTAGAGGTCTTGCCTCTGCGTCAATTGTTGGCATATAGTCTCCCGCCGCAACTTGATTTGATATGTCTATCCGTGAAGTACTTTGAGGAACACTCGTGGTGCAATTGTTTGCTGTGCGAGTACCTGAATGATAGGAACTTCTAGACGTTGTATTGCGGGAGACTTTATCGTTTTCACTCTCCCTGGGGCATTCTTCGTTGCTTGCCCTCCCAGTCTGTCTTATAGATTGCGTTGTCGGGACCGCCGGAGCTGGTTGACTAATGTACGGATCTGTGTGTGGACCAGTGCTGTCTAGGGATTCTTGGAGACAATCACCGCCGCGAGACTTGGGAGTATCCCACGTTGAAGATGATAAACTTCCTTCTCGATCCTCCATGTCATCTTCACTCAAATGTATGCCCTGATGAAATGGATCCGATACGGATTGATCATCAGAGGACATCGTATCATCGAGGTCCGGCACGTGGGACGTGGGCGGGGTTCCGGCAAGGCCATTCGGCTGAAAGAGGGCATTCTGAGAGGTCGTATTAGATGATGGAAGTGTAGGAAAGGCCGGTTTTGCGGAGGTCGAGGTAGTCGGTGAAGAATGATGGATTGAGGGGTCTACAACGGTCAGCATTGAGCCTTGACTATCCCAGCACGCCGGAAGCGGCGGGTCGAACTCACTCTCTGGCTTTCTAGGGCGGAATGGATTTAAACCAGACATCGCAGAGAAGGTTGGAGGCACCAATCATGAGAGCGATGGAAAATAaactggaagaggaagttcagaaagaagagaataaTAAACATTCATCAGTCGGCAAAGAAAGTCGACAGCCGCTGACCACTCGCGCGGCTTCCGGAAAGCGCAACTAAACGGCCGATGGTTCGCGCCACGAAGTGTCGCCCCGGCTCTGCGGTCAATTAGGTACCTACACTACTGCCTAATCAAGGTACCTTTGATACTTTAGTACTAAGTACCTTAGGAGTGGCTTCTCTATAACCCGGACATATTTGAGGTAGTACTAGCCTTGAGCAGAGACTCAAGAGTGAAAACCATCAATGACTTCTGCGGCGTCTGCGTTCTGAATGTCTTGCATCCCCacaagggaaaataaaaccaaACGAGTAGTAAAGTAGAAAAAAATGAGAAAATGATAAAGCATAGGTATATGTTACAGGGAAAAGAATTAAcccaaaaaaaggaaaggaaaggaaaaaggatcGGCATGAAAAGCAGACTACCCTTTCCAAACACCAGGGTTATACAATACGAAATGATAAATGGTCGTCACAGTATTCCTCCCTCGAGTTCCATTGTCCGAGAAAGGAGGGTATCAGCTCTCCcgtttattaaaaaaaaaaagaaaaaagaaaaaagaaaatggggaAAAAAATGAAATGTGTATCGTCCCTCCCCTGGACCGTCTTCCTCCAGATGTTACTGATATGCAAATTCCGTTCAGCTTTCCTCGTATACATGCCACTCATCATCCCCAAAGAACGACTGCGCCAAGGCTCTACCACTTTCGGTAGGCTGGCTAAATGCCATCCGCTCCTTTGGAATTTCCATGCCGTATATAAAATTGCTGACCACGCAGTCCAAAAGATCCATCGCGATCCCTTTCCGTCGCGATGACCCAGATGTCCATATGCGTGAAATCCCCACAATCGCCGGGTGAGTCTCGTTGCGAACCGTTACTGCAGGATCAGTGCGATTGGTCTGGC carries:
- a CDS encoding eukaryotic translation initiation factor eIF2A-domain-containing protein, with amino-acid sequence MAAPTQLAFRTVKGIGILDAAPVYEPLSGFERPEGNLRCSAYSPCGRYFAWASPEKVTVIDPSVGHIITNIPAENVFELGFSPLGTYLITWQRPSKDANGDAVKNLKVWKIVETAPDSNGDEHTIVGSYVQKSQTGWNLQYTSDERYCARVVTNEVQFYQSDNLSKVWNKLRVEGVIDFAVSPGKSQSVAVFVPERKGQPAAVKVFMVPQFGAPVSQKTFFKGDKVQLKWNASGTTLLVLAQTDVDRSGKSYYGETTLYLLGATGGFDSRVDLDKEGPIHDVTWSPNSREFGVVYGYMPAKTTIFNFRGVPQHSFALAPRNTISFSPHGRFVLVAGFGNLAGQMDIYDLEKNYFKIATVEASNASVCEWSPDGKYILTATTSPRLRVDNGVRLWHVSGALVYNEEMHELYDVFWRPQSTTQHPLGDPFHPLPTPHPSAVAYLSTRKAPVKPAGAYRPPGARGQLTPLAFKREDQGGATFIRDGANGGALNGLGKPRRREIPGADPVEEYLPPGAAPGGGVVLPPGADQPEKLSKSAARNKKKREAKKLKDGEDGQPARSPESHGDKGHHERSRSKANNSERKNANQANGASPASTKPNNNAAVEAAGTPTAQEKKIRGLLKKIRAIDELKMRLAGGEKLEDTQLKKIQTEESVRKELESLGFNG